In the Bicyclus anynana chromosome 6, ilBicAnyn1.1, whole genome shotgun sequence genome, one interval contains:
- the LOC128198187 gene encoding uncharacterized protein LOC128198187 — MTYRPRFWLRYVDDVFAIVNRDDLAITFQCLNSLHEKVHFTKEKEKEGGLPFLDVMVIRGSGGELHTTVYRKPTHTNRYLHASSHHHPSQISSVPRSLINRALSLCDPPYIECELRVVRQALENNGYSWRQSSRWAQTTTRRKPSCVNRSPVYLTYVKGVTDKISHYLQRRFDIVTRFRPPALVKSILRSPKDRDPLNVPGVYKIPCDCGRSYIDIIDIVISSSCNPGS, encoded by the coding sequence ATGACGTATAGACCGCGTTTTTGGCTGCGTTATGTGGATGATGTGTTTGCCATTGTAAACAGGGATGATTTGGCCATAACATTCCAGTGTCTCAACAGTCTACATGAGAAGGTTCATTTTACGAAAGAGAAAGAAAAAGAGGGCGGTCTGCCATTTTTAGACGTGATGGTGATCCGGGGGTCTGGTGGTGAATTACATACAACGGTGTACCGAAAACCGACTCACACCAACAGATATCTCCATGCGAGTTCGCACCACCATCCGTCGCAGATATCGTCGGTACCAAGAAGCCTCATAAATCGAGCCCTAAGTCTTTGTGACCCACCCTATATTGAGTGCGAACTAAGAGTAGTGAGACAGGCGCTGGAGAACAATGGCTATAGTTGGCGTCAGAGTTCCAGATGGGCACAAACAACAACTAGGCGGAAACCGTCCTGTGTGAACCGGTCACCAGTGTACTTAACATATGTGAAGGGCGTGACGGACAAAATCAGCCACTATCTCCAACGGAGATTTGACATAGTGACGCGGTTTCGTCCACCTGCACTGGTGAAGAGTATACTGCGATCGCCTAAGGATAGGGATCCGCTGAACGTGCCCGGGGTGTACAAGATTCCGTGTGACTGTGGTAGATCatacatcg